One genomic segment of Egibacteraceae bacterium includes these proteins:
- a CDS encoding pyridoxal-dependent decarboxylase, with protein sequence MAGHHMPAEDFRAHGHAVVDWIADYLERVEDLPVHAAVAPGEVLDRLPPSAPVHGEPFAAMLRDVDAFIVPALTHWQSPRFFGYFPANSSGPSVLGELLSAGLGVQGMLWSTSPAATELEIRVLDWLRMLLDLPERFSPDGAGGAVIADSASSANLCALLAARHRAGGHDPRLVVYASRHTHSSVEKALRVAGFAPAQLRVVESDASHAMRPDALTRHLDEDRAAGRLPCLVVATVGTTSSMAVDPVEAVGQVCAAHGVWLHVDAAMAGAAAVCPELRWVHDGVSHADSYCVDAHKWLFTNFDCTAFYVADREALTGALAVHPEYLRNPASDAGEVVDFRDWQIPLGRRFRALKLWFVLRHYGVEGLRHHLREHVALAGEVAERVRADARFTLVAHTLNLVCFTHRDGDAASAALLDGVNASGRALLTSTRLDGRLVLRLSVGQTRTERRHVDAVWELLQATAEGLPAGGAAG encoded by the coding sequence ATGGCCGGCCACCACATGCCCGCGGAGGACTTCCGGGCACACGGCCACGCAGTCGTGGACTGGATCGCCGACTACCTCGAGCGGGTCGAGGACCTGCCTGTGCACGCCGCCGTCGCACCGGGCGAGGTCCTCGACCGGCTGCCGCCCTCGGCGCCTGTCCACGGGGAGCCGTTCGCCGCCATGCTTCGCGATGTCGACGCGTTCATCGTCCCGGCCCTCACCCACTGGCAGTCCCCGCGCTTCTTCGGCTACTTTCCGGCCAACTCCTCGGGCCCGTCGGTCCTCGGCGAGCTCCTCTCGGCGGGGCTCGGCGTGCAGGGCATGCTCTGGTCGACAAGCCCCGCCGCGACGGAGCTGGAGATCCGCGTCCTCGACTGGCTGCGCATGCTCCTCGACCTGCCCGAGCGCTTCAGCCCCGACGGTGCCGGAGGAGCGGTCATCGCCGACTCCGCGTCGAGCGCCAACCTCTGTGCCCTGCTCGCCGCCCGGCACCGCGCCGGCGGGCACGATCCCCGCCTCGTCGTGTACGCCAGCCGGCACACGCACTCATCGGTCGAGAAGGCGTTGCGGGTCGCCGGTTTCGCTCCCGCGCAGCTGCGGGTGGTGGAAAGCGACGCGTCCCACGCGATGCGCCCCGATGCGCTCACGCGCCACCTCGACGAGGACCGCGCCGCGGGACGGCTGCCCTGCCTCGTCGTCGCGACGGTCGGCACGACCTCGTCGATGGCGGTCGACCCGGTCGAGGCGGTCGGCCAGGTATGCGCCGCACACGGGGTGTGGCTGCACGTCGACGCGGCCATGGCCGGGGCGGCGGCGGTGTGCCCGGAGCTGCGGTGGGTCCACGACGGCGTCTCGCACGCCGACAGCTACTGCGTCGACGCGCACAAGTGGCTGTTCACCAACTTCGACTGCACCGCCTTCTACGTCGCCGACCGCGAGGCGCTGACCGGCGCGCTCGCCGTGCACCCCGAGTACCTGCGCAACCCCGCCTCCGACGCGGGCGAGGTCGTCGACTTCCGTGACTGGCAGATCCCTCTCGGCCGGCGCTTCCGCGCCCTGAAGCTGTGGTTCGTCCTGCGCCACTACGGGGTCGAGGGCCTGCGCCACCACCTGCGCGAGCACGTCGCCCTCGCGGGCGAGGTCGCCGAGCGCGTCCGTGCCGACGCGCGCTTCACGCTCGTCGCGCACACCCTCAACCTCGTCTGCTTCACCCACCGCGACGGCGACGCCGCCAGCGCGGCCCTGCTCGACGGGGTCAACGCCTCCGGGCGGGCGCTGCTCACCTCCACCCGCCTCGACGGGCGGCTCGTGCTGCGGCTGTCCGTCGGCCAGACCCGCACGGAGCGCCGCCACGTCGACGCGGTGTGGGAGCTGCTCCAGGCGACCGCCGAGGGCCTGCCCGCCGGTGGCGCAGCCGGGTGA
- a CDS encoding glycerol-3-phosphate dehydrogenase/oxidase — protein sequence MSDPARLGPEHRRASLARMGGETFDLVVIGGGVTGAGVALDAATRGLSVALVEARDYAAGTSSRSSKLVHGGLRYLEQYNFSLVHEALVERGLLLGRLCPHLVRPVPFVYPLTRRVWERAYVGAGVALYDLMAGLGGGALPRHRHLTRRQALALVPALRRGLLVGGIRYYDAQVDDARHTLEVARTAARYGAALATSTRVVGFLREGERVVGVRARDLEADAELAVRARQVVNATGVWTDDLQAMVGRGRIKVRASKGVHLVVPRDRIHADAGLILRTMRSVLFVIPWGRHWIIGTTDTDWNLDKAHPAASRADIVYLLDHVNAVLTQPLTSADVEGVYAGLRPLLAGESEATSRLSREHAVVQTVAGLVTVAGGKYTTYRIMAADAVDMAARGIDRRVPPSCTAVTPLIGAPGFEAAWNARWRVSAGAGLHVARVEHLLRRYGARTEEVLALIAERPELAEPLPGADDYLAAEVVYAASHEGALHLDDVLTRRTRVSIETFDRGVAAAEPAATLMGEVLGWDDARRKIEVEHYHARVAAERESQQQWDDATADAARLGAPDVRGAG from the coding sequence GTGAGCGACCCCGCGCGCCTCGGCCCGGAGCATCGCCGTGCGTCGCTGGCCCGGATGGGCGGCGAGACGTTCGACCTCGTCGTCATCGGCGGGGGCGTAACGGGCGCGGGCGTCGCGCTCGACGCGGCGACGCGGGGCCTGTCGGTCGCGCTCGTCGAGGCGCGCGACTACGCCGCCGGCACGTCGAGCCGCTCGAGCAAGCTCGTCCACGGGGGCCTGCGCTACCTCGAGCAGTACAACTTCTCGCTCGTGCACGAGGCGCTCGTGGAGCGCGGGCTGCTCCTCGGACGGCTGTGCCCGCACCTCGTGCGACCCGTCCCGTTCGTCTACCCGCTCACCCGCCGCGTGTGGGAGCGCGCCTACGTCGGCGCCGGGGTGGCGCTCTACGACCTCATGGCCGGGCTCGGTGGCGGGGCGCTGCCCCGCCACCGCCACCTCACACGCCGCCAGGCGCTCGCGCTCGTGCCGGCGCTGCGTCGCGGCCTCCTCGTCGGCGGGATCCGCTACTACGACGCGCAGGTCGACGACGCCCGCCACACCCTCGAGGTGGCCCGCACCGCGGCGCGCTACGGCGCTGCGCTTGCGACGAGCACCCGGGTCGTCGGCTTCCTCCGTGAGGGGGAGCGGGTCGTCGGCGTGCGCGCGCGCGACCTCGAGGCCGACGCAGAGCTCGCCGTGCGCGCCCGCCAGGTCGTGAACGCGACCGGGGTGTGGACCGACGACCTGCAGGCCATGGTCGGGCGTGGCCGCATCAAGGTGCGGGCCTCGAAGGGCGTGCACCTCGTCGTCCCCCGTGACCGCATCCACGCCGACGCGGGCCTCATCCTCCGCACGATGCGCAGCGTGCTGTTCGTCATCCCATGGGGCCGTCACTGGATCATCGGGACGACCGACACGGACTGGAATCTCGACAAGGCGCATCCGGCGGCCAGCCGCGCCGACATCGTCTACCTGCTCGACCACGTGAACGCGGTCCTCACCCAGCCGCTGACGAGCGCCGACGTGGAGGGTGTGTACGCGGGGCTGCGCCCGCTGCTGGCCGGTGAGTCCGAGGCGACGAGTCGGCTGTCGAGGGAGCACGCCGTGGTCCAGACCGTCGCGGGCCTCGTCACCGTCGCGGGCGGCAAGTACACGACGTACCGGATCATGGCGGCCGACGCCGTCGACATGGCGGCGCGGGGCATCGACCGTCGCGTGCCGCCCTCGTGCACGGCGGTCACCCCGCTCATCGGCGCCCCCGGCTTCGAAGCCGCGTGGAACGCCCGCTGGCGGGTCTCGGCCGGTGCAGGGCTGCACGTCGCGCGCGTCGAGCACCTCCTGCGCCGCTACGGCGCGCGCACCGAGGAGGTGCTCGCACTCATCGCCGAGCGCCCCGAGCTCGCCGAGCCGCTGCCCGGCGCCGACGACTACCTCGCTGCGGAGGTCGTCTACGCCGCCTCCCACGAGGGGGCGCTGCACCTCGACGACGTCCTCACCCGGCGCACCCGCGTGTCGATCGAGACCTTCGACCGCGGCGTGGCCGCCGCCGAGCCCGCAGCCACGCTCATGGGCGAGGTACTCGGCTGGGACGACGCACGCCGCAAGATCGAGGTCGAGCACTACCACGCGCGGGTCGCCGCCGAGCGGGAGTCCCAGCAGCAGTGGGACGACGCGACCGCCGACGCCGCACGCCTCGGCGCGCCCGACGTCCGGGGCGCCGGCTGA
- a CDS encoding DUF1697 domain-containing protein, with protein sequence MLQSGNVIVDHDGSAAQAQSASGQVLVSRFGLDVAVLVRDEAAWRGLVADNPLGDVATDGSKHFVVFCSEPHDPAALPPAVPPEQLVARPRELHVWCPQGVRDGLLMNALGRRPPAPVTTFRNWNTVAKLGAMLDDAASG encoded by the coding sequence CTGCTGCAAAGCGGCAACGTCATCGTTGACCACGACGGCTCGGCAGCCCAGGCTCAGAGCGCGAGCGGTCAGGTTCTGGTCTCTCGCTTCGGGCTGGACGTGGCGGTCCTGGTCCGTGATGAGGCCGCGTGGCGGGGCCTCGTGGCGGACAACCCCTTGGGCGATGTGGCCACCGACGGTAGCAAGCACTTCGTTGTCTTCTGCTCTGAACCGCACGACCCTGCGGCGCTGCCACCGGCCGTCCCGCCGGAGCAGCTGGTCGCCCGGCCGAGGGAGCTGCACGTGTGGTGCCCCCAGGGCGTGCGGGACGGCCTGCTGATGAACGCCCTGGGCCGCCGCCCGCCCGCGCCGGTGACGACCTTTCGCAACTGGAACACCGTCGCCAAACTGGGAGCGATGCTTGACGACGCAGCAAGCGGATAG
- a CDS encoding sigma-70 family RNA polymerase sigma factor produces the protein MKTAEDEERFEELFVAHYGDVLAYAVRRCPSRQDAEDVVAETFAVAWRRIGEIPEDGHARMWLFGVAHRVRLNQARAMQRRHNLFKRMTWAVRPAAMRGLETQVVEREHLGAALRGLSALDREVLQLHVWEHLGVDQIAATLQISPVAVWKRLQRARDRLAGALSDATADGPEATPPLPEATPTPALTRPIRRAER, from the coding sequence GTGAAGACTGCGGAAGACGAAGAGCGCTTCGAAGAGCTGTTCGTCGCGCATTACGGTGATGTGCTGGCCTATGCGGTGCGGCGGTGTCCGTCCAGGCAGGACGCCGAGGACGTAGTGGCGGAGACGTTTGCGGTGGCGTGGCGGCGCATCGGAGAGATCCCAGAGGATGGGCATGCTCGGATGTGGCTGTTTGGGGTCGCCCACCGAGTGCGCCTCAACCAGGCGCGCGCCATGCAGCGGCGCCACAACCTGTTCAAGCGTATGACGTGGGCAGTGCGCCCGGCGGCCATGCGTGGCCTCGAGACCCAGGTCGTCGAACGTGAGCACCTTGGTGCAGCCCTTCGCGGGCTGAGCGCGCTCGATCGAGAGGTGCTGCAGCTACATGTGTGGGAGCACCTCGGCGTGGATCAGATCGCCGCCACCTTGCAGATTTCCCCAGTGGCGGTGTGGAAGCGGCTGCAGCGTGCCCGGGATCGTCTTGCCGGAGCGCTCAGTGATGCCACCGCTGACGGTCCTGAAGCGACACCCCCGTTGCCTGAAGCGACACCTACACCCGCCTTGACCCGACCCATCCGGAGGGCAGAACGATGA
- a CDS encoding aminotransferase class I/II-fold pyridoxal phosphate-dependent enzyme yields the protein MRLPPFALERYFAQHEFTAPMLLCASDVEPMTLPELLALADDGLRAHWESLSLGYTESGGHPLLREAIASSSDSLGAEDVLVFAGAEEAIFAFANVTVGPGDHVVVVWPAYQSLHEVARAVGADVTLVRLEHDAGWALDAEAVRQAMRPTTRAIIVNFPHNPTGAHIDRSTFDALIGLAEESGAWLFSDEVYRYLELPRSSRLPGAAELSESAVSLGVMSKSFALPGLRIGWIAARDRRLLDRLAAFKDYTTICNAAPSEVLALIALRNLERVVDRSRQIVDANLSLLDDFFERCAGTFDWVRPRGASIAFPRLLAETPIEQFAEQLITEEGVVLLPGSVYGHPGNHFRLGFGRRNLPEALERLEVFADRHLGAR from the coding sequence ATGCGTCTGCCGCCGTTCGCACTTGAGCGTTACTTCGCCCAGCATGAGTTCACCGCGCCCATGCTGCTGTGCGCATCCGACGTGGAGCCGATGACGCTGCCCGAGCTTCTCGCACTCGCCGACGACGGTCTGCGCGCCCACTGGGAGAGCCTGAGTTTGGGCTACACCGAGAGCGGCGGACATCCCCTGCTGCGAGAAGCGATCGCGTCGTCGTCCGACTCTTTGGGTGCTGAGGATGTACTGGTCTTTGCCGGCGCCGAGGAGGCGATCTTCGCGTTCGCCAACGTCACGGTCGGCCCGGGTGATCACGTGGTGGTCGTGTGGCCCGCCTACCAGTCGCTGCACGAGGTGGCCCGCGCAGTCGGCGCAGACGTGACCCTTGTCCGCCTGGAGCATGACGCCGGCTGGGCGCTCGACGCCGAAGCTGTACGTCAGGCCATGCGACCGACCACGCGCGCGATCATCGTGAACTTTCCGCACAATCCGACCGGCGCGCACATCGACCGGTCGACTTTTGATGCGCTCATCGGCTTGGCCGAGGAGTCCGGCGCCTGGCTGTTCTCCGACGAGGTGTACCGCTATCTCGAGCTGCCTCGGTCCTCGCGCCTTCCGGGGGCTGCTGAGTTGTCGGAGTCTGCTGTCAGCTTGGGCGTCATGTCGAAGAGCTTCGCCCTGCCAGGGCTGCGCATCGGCTGGATCGCCGCCCGCGACCGGCGGCTTCTGGACCGGTTGGCCGCGTTCAAGGACTACACCACGATCTGCAATGCGGCACCCAGCGAGGTGCTGGCCCTCATCGCCCTGCGCAACCTCGAACGTGTGGTTGATCGAAGCCGGCAGATTGTGGACGCGAATCTCTCGCTCCTAGACGACTTCTTCGAGCGATGCGCTGGGACGTTCGACTGGGTCCGGCCGCGCGGCGCTAGCATCGCCTTCCCCCGCTTGCTGGCGGAGACGCCGATCGAGCAGTTCGCCGAGCAGCTGATCACTGAGGAAGGTGTCGTGCTGCTCCCCGGCTCGGTCTACGGCCATCCGGGGAATCATTTCCGCCTCGGATTCGGCCGGCGCAACCTGCCGGAGGCGTTGGAGCGGCTGGAGGTGTTCGCGGACCGCCACCTCGGTGCAAGGTGA
- a CDS encoding sigma-70 family RNA polymerase sigma factor has translation MYDEEATLLTPSDPIDGDPLCLVPGQTKRSIREGRTRFERIYEENSHLILAYALRRTDTAADASDVVAETFLVAWRRLEDVPEGERARLWLYATARRVLANHYRGKRRARELSERVQGEVLRTAAQLDTTIDTGPDGDALQAAFSRLKDDDQEVLTLVGVEQLDRDQVAEVLGGSRANVRVRLHRARRRFAKELKKVGIDPQRST, from the coding sequence GTGTATGACGAGGAGGCCACTTTGCTGACACCATCAGATCCGATTGATGGAGATCCACTATGTCTTGTCCCCGGACAGACAAAGCGCTCGATACGTGAGGGGCGTACGCGGTTCGAGCGCATCTACGAGGAGAACTCGCACCTGATCCTGGCGTACGCGTTGCGCCGCACGGACACAGCTGCTGATGCGAGCGACGTGGTCGCTGAGACCTTCCTGGTCGCGTGGCGAAGGCTCGAGGACGTGCCCGAAGGCGAGCGTGCACGGCTGTGGCTGTACGCAACCGCACGGCGCGTGCTCGCCAACCACTACCGCGGCAAGCGTCGAGCACGCGAGCTCAGCGAGCGCGTGCAAGGCGAGGTTCTCCGCACCGCCGCACAGCTCGACACGACCATCGACACCGGCCCCGACGGCGACGCGCTCCAAGCCGCGTTCTCCCGTCTCAAGGACGACGATCAGGAGGTCCTGACTCTGGTCGGTGTCGAGCAGCTCGACCGTGACCAGGTCGCCGAGGTCCTCGGAGGCAGCCGAGCGAACGTCCGTGTGCGGCTGCACCGTGCTCGCCGGCGGTTCGCGAAGGAGCTGAAGAAGGTTGGTATCGACCCGCAACGCTCGACGTGA
- a CDS encoding CU044_5270 family protein produces MTRDNEHPIDDFVRRAVGVDEIEVASVWSASVAKQALLQEITSMSPTTTREPQTNTRPTLRRGWLRRLPALAGVAAVIAAALLVGPALLLTPDAPSPAELMLSYESTDRSLSDVLLQAAAAAGSAPAEDAQATTWRVETWAMTGGNAPAQMRPEVRQWWRTPDGLYYRAQSGDPLEVGDELRDLPDDVDGELVSAADPYGELAARLPSDPQEAADFLAARATNPDIPDDVEVFESVRGLLDSHALSGEQRAALYEVLARLESTELVGETVDRAGRTGTAIGVVSDHSGATIRYELIIDPAWGKVLAFQEILLEPMVAYPNMQTPAVVEYMTYF; encoded by the coding sequence GTGACCCGCGACAACGAGCACCCCATCGACGACTTCGTCCGTCGGGCCGTTGGCGTGGACGAGATTGAGGTCGCCTCCGTGTGGTCGGCCAGCGTGGCCAAGCAGGCCCTCCTTCAGGAGATCACCTCGATGTCGCCCACGACGACCCGAGAACCCCAGACCAACACCCGGCCGACGCTCCGCCGCGGCTGGTTGCGTCGCCTCCCGGCACTCGCCGGCGTCGCCGCCGTGATCGCTGCCGCGCTGCTGGTCGGCCCAGCGCTTCTACTCACCCCCGATGCGCCGAGTCCGGCCGAGTTGATGCTCAGCTACGAGTCCACCGACCGCTCGCTGTCCGACGTGCTGCTCCAGGCCGCCGCCGCAGCGGGGAGCGCACCGGCGGAGGATGCACAGGCCACGACCTGGCGTGTGGAGACCTGGGCGATGACCGGCGGCAACGCGCCCGCGCAGATGCGGCCCGAGGTGCGCCAGTGGTGGCGGACGCCCGACGGGCTGTACTACCGCGCGCAGAGCGGCGACCCACTGGAGGTCGGCGACGAGCTCCGTGACCTGCCCGACGACGTTGACGGCGAGCTGGTCAGTGCTGCAGACCCGTACGGTGAACTGGCGGCACGGCTTCCCAGCGACCCGCAGGAGGCTGCAGATTTCCTGGCGGCACGAGCGACCAACCCTGACATCCCCGACGACGTCGAGGTGTTCGAGTCGGTCCGTGGCCTGCTGGACTCCCACGCCCTGAGCGGTGAGCAGCGGGCCGCCCTCTACGAGGTCCTCGCCCGGCTGGAATCGACCGAGCTCGTCGGCGAGACCGTCGACCGTGCCGGACGCACCGGCACGGCGATCGGCGTGGTCAGCGACCACAGCGGCGCGACCATCCGCTACGAGCTGATCATCGACCCGGCCTGGGGCAAGGTGCTCGCTTTCCAGGAGATCCTGCTGGAGCCGATGGTCGCCTACCCGAACATGCAAACGCCTGCCGTGGTCGAGTACATGACCTACTTCTGA